In Archangium violaceum, the following are encoded in one genomic region:
- the uvrA gene encoding excinuclease ABC subunit UvrA encodes MRGLRGHPSSETSSDTRTGFVRVRGAREHNLKNVDVEIPRDALVVFTGVSGSGKSSLAFGTLYAEAQRRYFESVAPYARRLIDQAGVPEVDAIDGLPPAVALQQHRGAPTTRSSVGSVTTIANSLRLLYSRAGSYPPNQPHLDSDAFSPNTPAGACPNCHGLGRVYEVTERSMVPDDSLTIRERAVAAWPPAWHGQNLRDILVTLGYDVDRPWRELPQKDREWILFTEEQPTVPVYAGFTPAETRRALKRKEPPSYMGTFTSARKYVLQTFATTQSALMKKRVSQYMVSGACRLCQGKRLRRESLSVTFAGLDIGELSRLPLKRVADILKPATDGTAPGAAKLAREHPEKALVAERIAKDLLGRIQVLTELGLGYLSLERSTPTLSPGELQRLRLATQVRSNLFGVVYVLDEPSAGLHPADTEALLKALDQLKGSGNSLFVVEHEVDVIRHADWVVDVGPAAGEKGGQILYSGPLEGLEAVKASQTRRYLFGAGETVPRRTPRSPKGWLRLEGVTRNNLHGLEVEFPLGVFTTVTGVSGSGKSSLVSQVLVELVAEQLGHELPEDEEEGEELERAVVLTTGGRIADGMEGIKRLVRVDQKPIGRTPRSNLATYTGLFDSVRKLFAGTKAARARRYDVGRFSFNVAKGRCETCEGEGFVSVELLFLPSVYAPCPTCHGARYNAKTLEIEYRGKNIADVLGMTVDAAHEFFAEEPQVLRSLSVLREVGLGYLRLGQPATELSGGEAQRIKLATELQRVQRGNTLYILDEPTTGLHPADVDKLMAQLDGLVESGNTVILVEHDMRVIAASDWVIDMGPGAGDEGGRVVASGTPAEVATSSASRTAPFLARVVG; translated from the coding sequence ATGCGCGGACTTCGCGGTCATCCCTCTTCAGAGACTTCAAGCGACACGAGGACGGGGTTCGTCCGGGTTCGGGGGGCGCGCGAGCACAACCTGAAGAACGTGGACGTCGAAATCCCACGGGACGCCCTGGTCGTCTTCACGGGGGTGTCCGGGTCGGGCAAGTCCTCGCTGGCGTTCGGGACGCTCTACGCGGAGGCCCAGCGGCGGTACTTCGAGTCGGTGGCCCCGTACGCGAGGCGGCTGATCGACCAGGCCGGAGTCCCCGAGGTGGATGCGATCGACGGGCTGCCGCCAGCGGTGGCGCTGCAGCAGCACCGGGGCGCGCCGACGACGCGCTCGTCGGTGGGGAGCGTGACGACGATCGCCAACTCGCTGCGGCTGTTGTACTCGCGAGCGGGGAGCTACCCGCCGAACCAGCCGCACCTGGACTCGGACGCGTTCTCGCCGAACACACCGGCGGGGGCGTGTCCGAACTGCCATGGACTGGGCCGGGTGTACGAGGTGACCGAGCGCTCGATGGTGCCGGATGACTCGCTGACCATTCGCGAGCGGGCGGTGGCGGCGTGGCCGCCGGCGTGGCACGGGCAGAACCTGCGCGACATCCTGGTGACGCTCGGTTACGACGTGGACCGCCCGTGGAGGGAGCTGCCCCAGAAGGACCGGGAGTGGATCCTCTTCACGGAGGAGCAGCCGACGGTGCCGGTGTACGCGGGCTTCACGCCGGCGGAGACGCGGCGGGCGCTCAAGCGCAAGGAGCCTCCCAGCTACATGGGGACGTTCACGAGCGCCAGGAAGTACGTGTTGCAGACCTTCGCCACGACGCAGAGCGCGCTGATGAAGAAGCGCGTGTCGCAGTACATGGTGAGCGGGGCGTGCCGGCTGTGCCAGGGCAAGCGGCTGCGTCGCGAGTCGCTGTCGGTCACCTTCGCGGGGCTGGACATCGGCGAGCTGTCGAGGCTGCCGTTGAAGCGGGTGGCGGACATCTTGAAGCCGGCGACGGACGGGACGGCCCCTGGGGCGGCGAAGCTGGCGCGGGAGCACCCGGAGAAGGCGCTGGTGGCCGAGCGGATCGCGAAGGATCTGCTGGGGCGAATCCAGGTGCTGACGGAGCTGGGGCTGGGGTACCTGTCGCTGGAGCGGAGCACGCCGACGCTCTCGCCCGGGGAGCTCCAGCGGCTGCGGCTGGCGACGCAGGTTCGCTCGAACCTGTTTGGCGTGGTGTACGTGCTCGACGAGCCGTCGGCGGGGCTCCATCCGGCGGACACCGAGGCGTTGCTGAAGGCGCTCGACCAGCTGAAGGGCTCGGGGAATTCGCTGTTCGTGGTGGAGCACGAGGTGGACGTCATCCGGCACGCGGACTGGGTGGTCGACGTCGGACCGGCCGCGGGCGAGAAGGGCGGGCAGATCCTCTACAGTGGCCCGCTGGAAGGGCTCGAAGCGGTGAAGGCGTCGCAGACGCGGCGCTACCTCTTCGGGGCGGGGGAGACCGTGCCGCGCCGCACACCGCGCTCACCCAAGGGGTGGCTGCGGCTCGAGGGCGTCACCCGCAACAACCTGCACGGCCTGGAGGTCGAATTCCCGCTGGGCGTCTTCACCACGGTGACGGGCGTCTCGGGCTCGGGGAAGTCGAGTCTGGTGAGCCAGGTGTTGGTGGAACTGGTGGCCGAGCAGCTCGGTCATGAGCTCCCCGAGGACGAGGAGGAGGGTGAGGAGCTGGAGCGGGCCGTAGTGCTGACCACGGGGGGCCGGATCGCCGACGGGATGGAGGGCATCAAGCGGCTGGTGCGAGTGGACCAGAAGCCGATCGGGCGCACGCCGAGGTCGAACCTGGCGACGTACACGGGGCTGTTCGACAGCGTGCGGAAGCTCTTCGCGGGGACGAAGGCGGCGCGGGCGCGGCGCTACGACGTGGGGCGGTTCTCGTTCAACGTGGCGAAGGGACGCTGCGAGACGTGCGAGGGCGAGGGCTTCGTGAGCGTCGAGCTGCTCTTCCTGCCGAGCGTCTATGCGCCGTGCCCGACGTGTCACGGTGCGCGCTACAACGCGAAGACGCTGGAGATCGAGTACCGGGGGAAGAACATCGCCGATGTGCTGGGGATGACGGTGGATGCGGCCCACGAGTTCTTCGCCGAGGAGCCGCAGGTGCTGCGCTCGCTGAGCGTGTTGCGAGAGGTGGGCCTGGGCTACTTGAGGCTGGGCCAGCCAGCGACGGAGCTTTCGGGCGGAGAGGCACAGCGGATCAAGCTCGCGACGGAGCTGCAACGGGTGCAGCGAGGCAACACGCTCTACATCCTGGACGAGCCCACGACGGGACTGCATCCGGCGGACGTGGACAAGCTGATGGCGCAGTTGGATGGGCTGGTGGAGTCGGGCAACACCGTCATCCTGGTCGAGCACGACATGCGAGTGATCGCGGCGAGCGACTGGGTCATCGACATGGGCCCGGGCGCCGGTGACGAGGGAGGCCGGGTGGTGGCATCGGGAACGCCCGCCGAGGTCGCCACCTCGTCAGCCAGTCGCACCGCGCCATTCCTGGCGCGTGTCGTGGGTTGA